In Acipenser ruthenus chromosome 6, fAciRut3.2 maternal haplotype, whole genome shotgun sequence, the following proteins share a genomic window:
- the slc66a3 gene encoding solute carrier family 66 member 3 isoform X2: MSKRLTLRKHSRAHSNLQANRNFDCKFIVFLSYQSYYEYPLPTYLEYPILIAQDAILLLLVFYYNGNLSHCLLAAVLFVAGWHLLTVQKWIIDLAMSLCTFISAASKFAQLQCLWETRDAGQVSALTWGMALYTSLTRIVTTLMTTGDFQVLARFIIMLLLNGWVTATIVYYRRGGKKQE, translated from the exons ATGTCTAAACGACTTACGCTTAGAAAGCACAGccgtgcccattcaaatctg CAGGCAAACAGAAACTTTGACTGCAA gTTCATTGTGTTTCTCTCATACCAGAGTTACTACGAATACCCATTGCCAACTTACCTGGAGTATCCCATCCTTATTGCTCAAG aTGCGATTCTTCTGTTGCTGGTTTTCTACTATAATGGAAATCTGAGCCACTGTCTGCTTGCTGCAGTTCT ATTTGTTGCTGGATGGCATCTTCTAACTGTTCAGAAGTGGATTATTGATTTGGCTATG AGCCTGTGTACCTTCATCAGCGCTGCTAGTAAATTTGCACAGCTACAGTGTTTGTGGGAAACCAGAGATGCCGGGCAAGTTAGTGCCCTGACATGGGGCATGGCTTTATACACCAGTTTAA CAAGGATTGTGACTACGTTAATGACAACAGGGGACTTTCAGG TCCTTGCAAGGTTCATCATTATGCTACTTCTCAATGGCTGGGTTACAGCCACCATAGTTTACTACAGGAGAGGAGGAAAGAAGCAGGAGTAA
- the slc66a3 gene encoding solute carrier family 66 member 3 isoform X1: protein MTMSADQVLHFANFSTLFVCLVLKFPQIFALISAKSSRGISLKSLLLELTGFIVFLSYQSYYEYPLPTYLEYPILIAQDAILLLLVFYYNGNLSHCLLAAVLFVAGWHLLTVQKWIIDLAMSLCTFISAASKFAQLQCLWETRDAGQVSALTWGMALYTSLTRIVTTLMTTGDFQVLARFIIMLLLNGWVTATIVYYRRGGKKQE from the exons CACCTTATTTGTGTGCTTGGTGCTCAAATTCCCACAGATATTTGCTCTCATTTCAGCTAAATCATCCAGAGGCATTAGCTTGAAAAGTTTACTGCTAGAATTGACGGG gTTCATTGTGTTTCTCTCATACCAGAGTTACTACGAATACCCATTGCCAACTTACCTGGAGTATCCCATCCTTATTGCTCAAG aTGCGATTCTTCTGTTGCTGGTTTTCTACTATAATGGAAATCTGAGCCACTGTCTGCTTGCTGCAGTTCT ATTTGTTGCTGGATGGCATCTTCTAACTGTTCAGAAGTGGATTATTGATTTGGCTATG AGCCTGTGTACCTTCATCAGCGCTGCTAGTAAATTTGCACAGCTACAGTGTTTGTGGGAAACCAGAGATGCCGGGCAAGTTAGTGCCCTGACATGGGGCATGGCTTTATACACCAGTTTAA CAAGGATTGTGACTACGTTAATGACAACAGGGGACTTTCAGG TCCTTGCAAGGTTCATCATTATGCTACTTCTCAATGGCTGGGTTACAGCCACCATAGTTTACTACAGGAGAGGAGGAAAGAAGCAGGAGTAA